A genomic window from Punica granatum isolate Tunisia-2019 chromosome 2, ASM765513v2, whole genome shotgun sequence includes:
- the LOC116195668 gene encoding U-box domain-containing protein 52-like produces MWLPREQPEKRGTNGLVAVAIDKDRGSQNALKWAVDHLLGKGQTLLLLHVKLRDPSVSPAPRPDILTSGDSLAGKDIDPQTREIFLPFRCFCSRKDIQCKDIVLENTDVAKALIEYVSKTAIDHLVVGAPARSAFLRFKSTDISANLTKGAPDFCNVYVISKGKISSMRSASRPAPPISSMRDQILSQSVARASQIDPRIPQANSMRAVVKQAVEQPNIPNNQESDFFRSPFTRGRAANGRLYGEVSMPDSDISFVCSSGRPSIDQIFPSLYDGLDSGRSPRLSSLSDMDFDIASLPRRSADSYYMNDFSSSASGGQDSERLSVSSSSYMDDTEAEMRRLKLELKQTMEMYSTACKEAISAKQKAEELRCWKMEEQRKLEEARLAEEAALAIAEKERAKSRAAIEAAEAARRIAELEAQKRMTAEMKALKEAKEKKKFLDKITRGGNMRCRKYKIDEIEAATEYFAQSHKIGEGGYGPVFRGYLDYTSVAIKVLRPDAAQGRSQFLQEVEVLSCIRHPNMVLLLGACSEYGCLVYEYMANGSLEDRLLCRGGTSPLSWQLRFKIAAEIGTGLLFLHQTKPEPLVHRDLKPGNILLDRNFVSKIADVGLARLVPPSVADTVTQYRMTSTAGTFCYIDPEYQQTGMLGVKSDIYSLGIIFLQLLTARPAMGLTHHVERAIEDGTFASMLDPTVPDWPVEEAVSFAKLALKCAELRRNDRPDLGNVILPELKRLRALGEEDILQQPLSTTGKCTMLSQSQSQSQSQSQVSLQLELMSPPSGRSVESWTNPI; encoded by the exons ATGTGGCTACCGAGAGAGCAACCCGAGAAGCGAGGAACAAATGGATTGGTGGCTGTGGCGATCGACAAGGACCGTGGGAGCCAAAATGCGCTGAAATGGGCGGTTGACCATCTCCTTGGGAAGGGTCAGACACTGTTGCTCCTCCACGTCAAGCTTCGGGATCCCTCGGTTTCTCCTGCCCCCC GGCCTGATATCCTGACCTCAGGCGATTCACTAGCCGGAAAAGACATTGACCCGCAAACAAGGGAAATCTTCCTTCCATTTCGATGCTTCTGTTCACGAAAAGAT ATACAATGCAAAGACATAGTACTAGAAAACACTGACGTAGCAAAAGCTCTAATAGAATATGTTTCCAAGACTGCAATCGACCATCTGGTGGTTGGCGCCCCTGCAAGATCTGCGTTTCTCAG GTTTAAGTCGACAGATATCTCAGCCAACTTGACTAAAGGTGCGCCCGACTTCTGTAATGTGTATGTCATATCGAAGGGAAAAATAAGTTCCATGCGCTCGGCTTCTCGACCAGCCCCACCCATCTCATCTATGCGTGATCAGATTCTTAGCCAGTCGGTAGCAAGAGCAAGTCAGATCGATCCTCGGATCCCCCAAGCTAATAGCATGAGAGCAGTTGTAAAGCAAGCAGTGGAGCAACCCAATATTCCAAATAATCAGGAATCGGACTTCTTTAG GTCACCATTCACCAGAGGGAGAGCTGCCAATGGCAGATTGTACGGGGAAGTCAGTATGCCCGACAGTGATATATCCTTTGTCTGTAGCTCAGGCAGACCAAGCATCGATCAGATTTTCCCATCGCTCTATGACGGCCTTGATAGCGGGAGGTCCCCTCGACTCTCAAGCTTGTCCGACATGGACTTTGACATTGCTTCATTGCCACGGAGGTCGGCGGATAGTTACTACATGAACGATTTCTCATCATCTGCATCTGGCGGACAAGACAGCGAGAGATTATCTGTGTCCTCGTCATCTTACATG GATGATACAGAAGCTGAAATGAGGAGGCTAAAGTTGGAGCTTAAACAGACAATGGAAATGTACAGCACAGCCTGCAAAGAAGCAATTTCCGCAAAACAAAAG GCGGAAGAGCTCCGGTGCTGGAAAATGGAAGAGcaaaggaaactcgaggaggcccgaCTGGCCGAGGAAGCAGCGTTGGCTATCGCAGAGAAGGAGAGGGCAAAATCCCGGGCTGCAATTGAGGCTGCTGAGGCTGCCAGGAGGATCGCTGAGCTGGAAGCACAGAAGAGAATGACCGCAGAAATGAAGGCCCTCAAGGAggcaaaggagaagaagaaattcCTCGACAAGATCACACGGGGTGGTAATATGAGATGCAGGAAGTACAAGATAGATGAGATCGAGGCTGCGACAGAATACTTTGCGCAGTCTCACAAGATCGGGGAAGGAGGTTATGGGCCCGTGTTCAGGGGTTACTTGGATTACACGAGTGTGGCCATCAAGGTTCTCCGCCCGGATGCTGCCCAGGGGCGATCACAGTTCTTGCAAGAG GTGGAGGTGCTAAGCTGCATTAGGCATCCTAACATGGTACTACTCCTGGGAGCTTGTTCCGAGTACGGATGCCTGGTCTATGAGTACATGGCCAATGGGAGCTTGGAAGACCGCCTTCTCTGTCGAGGGGGCACCTCTCCCCTTTCCTGGCAGCTCCGGTTCAAGATTGCTGCCGAGATCGGCACTGGCTTATTGTTCCTCCACCAGACTAAACCCGAGCCTTTAGTCCACAGGGACCTGAAGCCTGGCAACATCCTTCTCGACCGCAACTTTGTGAGCAAGATTGCTGACGTCGGGCTTGCCAGGCTAGTCCCACCCTCCGTGGCTGACACTGTGACGCAGTACAGAATGACATCAACTGCCGGCACATTCTGCTACATCGACCCCGAGTATCAGCAAACAGGCATGCTGGGCGTGAAGTCGGATATCTACTCCCTTGGAATCATATTCCTACAGTTGTTGACAGCCAGGCCCGCCATGGGACTGACCCACCATGTCGAACGGGCGATTGAGGACGGGACCTTCGCCAGCATGTTGGACCCGACAGTGCCAGACTGGCCAGTGGAAGAGGCAGTGAGCTTCGCTAAGTTGGCTCTAAAGTGTGCAGAGCTAAGACGGAACGACAGGCCAGATCTAGGGAATGTTATCCTGCCAGAACTCAAGAGACTGAGGGCCCTTGGGGAAGAAGACATATTGCAACAGCCGCTATCGACCACCGGCAAGTGCACCATGCTGAGCCAGAGCCAGAGCCAGAGCCAGAGCCAAAGCCAAGTCTCATTGCAGCTG gagttgatgAGTCCCCCATCAGGAAGATCAGTTGAAAGCTGGACTAACCCAATTTGA
- the LOC116195669 gene encoding protein SODIUM POTASSIUM ROOT DEFECTIVE 2-like, whose protein sequence is MGRRARSLGKILGLFLCSSSASPSCFFCMNPTEAAASHRSEDELEGRPLVESEGGRAVRLKDVLLSNDDDDQCRTLAFQLKPKTVTLRVSMHCYGCARKVEKHIAKMDGVTSYKVDLESKMVMVIGDVFPYEVLQSVSKVKNAELWISPSESTPPSPPHAHS, encoded by the exons ATGGGGAGGAGGGCAAGAAGTTTAGGCAAGATCTTGGGGCTTTTCCTATGCTCTTCTTCAGCTAGCCCATCTTGTTTCTTCTGCATGAACCCCACGGAAGCAGCAGCAAGTCATCGTTCGGAGGACGAGCTCGAGGGAAGGCCTTTGGTTGAGAGCGAAGGAGGCCGAGCGGTGAGACTGAAAGACGTACTTCTCTCCAACGATGATGACGATCAATGTCGGACCTTGGCGTTCCAGTTGAAGCCCAAG ACGGTGACCCTCAGGGTGTCCATGCATTGCTACGGGTGCGCGAGGAAAGTCGAGAAACACATCGCAAAGATGGACG GAGTGACATCTTACAAGGTGGATCTGGAAAGCAAGATGGTGATGGTAATCGGAGACGTATTTCCATATGAAGTGCTGCAGAGTGTTTCCAAAGTCAAAAATGCAGAGCTATGGATCAGTCCCTCCGAGTCAACACCTCCTTCTCCCCCCCATGCCCACTCATAG
- the LOC116195667 gene encoding LOW QUALITY PROTEIN: uncharacterized protein LOC116195667 (The sequence of the model RefSeq protein was modified relative to this genomic sequence to represent the inferred CDS: inserted 1 base in 1 codon), which yields MNFQLRRSFSSLLWSSHPETSMAQGPFLNQLGIHISSLSVGGGDLYRTYSQLKFKKGKLSRMNIANSLKAPRAIRNVSIQTGASDEISILAAPRFYYKPIVGGSRFGWPSFSASAYRTRCYSQFPKSQVFIKDDVLPKEKRGGASVLASRANFDSNRKLPKALAARSRKSADGSTSGSRNHDTIVQTQELSTKQDDKAQVQQEHSRTKKNNKKQKSGVTVVDEDSQSKCSGIKTPSRRSSSETKLEDNLNGNKLEESLRSSASPKRASRKKAKSQSAKMTAESLEKQGQPVKVTTDTPEIDRYRRTPSVNSRKGSNLKPLYPPSGKSVVVVESATKAKVIQRYLGDMFEVLPSYGHVRDLAARSGSVRPDEDFSMVWEVPSPAWTHLKSIKVALSGADNLILASDPDREGEAIAWHIIEMLQQQDALRDNITIARVVFHEITESSIKAALQSPRDIDANLVNAYLARRALDYLIGFNISPLLWRKLPGCQSAGRVQSAALSLICDREMEIDEFKPQEYWSIEAGFNKSLTGSPIESVSFMSNLTYFASKKLNQLAISSNTEAKNIQEKILSSSFKVMGSKXNKTRKNPPTPYITSTLQQDAANKLHFPATYTMKLAQKLYEGVQLSDGNAVGLITYMRTDGLHISDEAVREINSLVVERYGPDFASKTARKYFKKVKNAQEAHEAIRPTDVQRLPSTIAGVLDEDSMKLYSLIWSRTMACQMEPASFSQVQVEIRSADESIAFSSSCSKNDFLGYQAVFQDKECEVLKSKEKEEIANDRVETFEVLNSLKAGDHVSLGQVELKQHFTQPSPRYSEGSLVKKLEELGIGRPSTYASTLKVLQDRNYVSVKSRVLYPEFRGRMVSAFLSNHFSEVTDYSFTADMEAELDNVSGGLTEWKGLLKDYWTRFSSYCNRAATVHIHQVEKMLEKKFGDFLFASLPDNTRTCPSCLEGTLIFKVSRYGAGYFIGCDQHPKCKYIAKTLYGEEEEDAVPQNNNTTIEEPKLLGLHPVSNEKILLKNGPYGFYVQLGEDRKNCTPKRASIGQLKDVDSITVEDALELLRYPITLGEHPKDKQPVVLKLAKVGFTIRHRRTIATVPKNLKPGNITMEKALELLSSKDVRRCGRPKGKPKVEEALEMM from the exons ATGAATTTTCAGCTGCGGAGGAGCTTCTCTTCACTCCTGTGGAGCAGTCATCCTGAAACCTCCATGGCTCAG GGCCCATTTCTGAATCAACTGGGGATACACATCAGTTCGTTATCTGTTGGCGGTGGTGATTTATACAGGACTTATTCCCAGCTTAAGTTCAAAAAGGGCAAATTGTCACGTATGAACATTGCAAACAGCTTAAAGGCTCCACGAGCCATTCGTAATGTTTCAATTCAAACTGGAGCTTCTGATGAGATATCCATTTTAGCAGCTCCTAGATTCTATTATAAGCCTATCGTTGGTGGGTCCCGATTTGGATGGCCTAGTTTTAGTGCTTCAGCCTACAGGACTCGGTGTTATTCCCAGTTTCCGAAATCGCAAGTATTTATAAAGGATGACGTGCTTCCTAAAGAGAAAAGGGGAGGCGCCAGTGTCTTGGCTTCGAGAGCTAATTTTGATTCAAACCGGAAGCTTCCTAAGGCACTGGCTGCTCGGAGTAGAAAGAGTGCTGATGGCTCTACATCTGGTAGTAGAAATCATGATACTATCGTGCAAACTCAAGAGCTCTCTACTAAGCAGGATGATAAAGCTCAAGTGCAACAAGAGCACTCAAGAAccaagaaaaataacaaaaagcaGAAGAGCGGTGTTACTGTTGTAGATGAAGATTCTCAGTCAAAATGTTCGGGAATAAAAACTCCATCTAGAAGATCGTCCTCGGAAACAAAGCTAGAG GACAATCTTAATGGCAACAAGCTAGAAGAATCACTTCGTTCTTCTGCTTCACCAAAAAGGGCCTCTAGAAAGAAGGCTAAGAGTCAATCAGCGAAGATGACTGCCGAATCACTTGAGAAGCAGGGGCAACCGGTGAAGGTGACTACGGATACACCTGAGATAGACAGATACCGAAGGACTCCCAGTGTAAATTCTCGCAAAGGAAGTAACCTCAAACCATTGTATCCTCCCAGTGGAAAATCGGTGGTTGTGGTGGAATCTGCTACAAAAGCAAAAGTTATACAACGTTACCTTGGTGACATGTTTGAAGTATTGCCTAGCTATGGCCATGTGAGGGATTTGGCTGCAAGGTCGGGATCCGTCCGTCCTGATGAGGACTTCAGCATGGTATGGGAGGTTCCTTCTCCTGCATGGACTCATCTCAAGAGTATCAAGGTTGCTTTAAGCGG AGCAGATAATCTTATTCTAGCATCTGATCCGGATCGTGAAGGAGAGGCTATTGCTTGGCATATTATTGAGATGTTACAGCAACAGGATGCATTACGCGATAATATTACTATTGCTAGGGTTGTTTTTCACGAAATAACAGAGTCATCCATTAAAGCCGCCCTCCAGTCGCCGAGAGATATTGATGCCAACTTAGTTAATGCATACCTTGCACGGAGGGCTCTTGATTATTTGATTGGTTTCAACATTTCACCATTATTATGGCGGAAACTACCGGGTTGCCAATCTGCAGGGCGAGTCCAGTCTGCCGCTTTATCCCTCATATGTGATAGAGAAATGGAAATTGATGAATTTAAACCACAAGAATATTGGAGCATTGAGGCTGGGTTTAACAAAAGCCTCACGGGTTCTCCCATTGAGTCAGTTTCTTTCATGTCCAACTTGACATATTTTGCTTCTAAGAAATTAAATCAGCTCGCGATCAGTTCCAATACAGAAGCGAAGAATATTCAAGAGAAGATTTTATCATCAAGTTTTAAAGTGATGGGCTCCA ATAACAAGACAAGGAAGAATCCTCCTACTCCTTACATAACCTCTACACTTCAGCAGGATGCTGCAAATAAGTTGCATTTTCCCGCAACATATACTATGAAG CTTGCTCAGAAGCTTTATGAGGGAGTTCAACTATCTGATGGCAATGCAGTGGGTCTGATAACTTATATGAGAACGGACGGTTTACAT ATTTCTGATGAGGCTGTAAGGGAAATAAATTCACTGGTAGTTGAAAG GTATGGACCCGATTTTGCATCGAAGACTGCCCGCAAATATTTTAAGAAGGTGAAAAATGCTCAAGAGGCTCATGAAGCAATCAGACCTACTGATGTTCAGAGATTACCAT CAACAATTGCTGGAGTACTTGATGAAGATTCGATGAAGTTATACTCTCTTATATGGTCTCGTACAATGGCATGCCAAATGGAGCCTGCTAGTTTCAGTCAG GTACAAGTTGAAATCAGGAGTGCAGATGAATCCATTGCATTCAGCTCTTCTTGCTCGAAGAATGATTTTCTTGGGTATCAGGCAGTTTTCCAG GACAAGGAATGTGAAGTGCTGAAGTCTAAAGAAAAGGAGGAGATTGCGAATGATCGCGTTGAAACTTTCGAAGTTCTCAATTCTTTAAAG GCTGGTGATCATGTATCTCTTGGTCAAGTGGAACTTAAACAGCACTTTACTCAGCCTTCACCACGCTACTCGGAGGGCTCACTA GTTAAGAAGTTAGAAGAGCTAGGGATTGGAAGACCTTCAACATATGCGAGCACATTGAAAGTTTTGCAG GACAGAAATTATGTGTCTGTAAAGAGCCGTGTCCTTTATCCTGAATTTCGTGGCCGCATG GTGTCAGCATTCCTCTCTAACCATTTCTCGGAGGTCACTGACTATAGCTTCACTGCTGACATGGAGGCTGAG CTGGATAATGTCTCTGGTGGCCTAACGGAATGGAAAGGTCTCCTAAAAGACTATTGGACACGATTTAGCTCATATTGTAATCGGGCTGCTACTGTCCATATCCACCAG GTGGAGAAGATGTTGGAGAAAAAATTTGGAGATTTCTTGTTTGCTTCTCTTCCTGATAACACCAGGACGTGCCCAAG CTGCTTGGAGGGCACTTTGATATTTAAAGTGAGTAGATATGGTGCTGGCTATTTTATCGGTTGTGATCAGCATCCAAAATGCAA GTACATTGCAAAGACTTTGTATggtgaggaggaagaggatgcTGTCCCTCAAAATAATAACACTACAATTGAGGAACCAAAGCTTCTTGGTCTTCACCCAGTTTCCAATGAGAAG ATTCTTCTGAAGAATGGCCCCTACGGTTTTTACGTGCAGCTCGGCGAAGACAGAAAGAACTGTACACCTAAAAGGGCTTCTATTGGGCAG TTGAAGGATGTAGACTCAATTACAGTTGAAGATGCTCTTGAGTTGTTGCGATATCCGATCACATTG GGTGAGCATCCCAAGGACAAGCAACCTGTGGTACTAAAACTCGCTAAAGTTGGGTTCACCATTAGACATCGGCGTACGATTGCTACTGTTCCTAAG AATCTAAAACCAGGCAATATCACCATGGAGAAAGCATTAGAGCTATTGTCAAGCAAGGATGTGAGGCGCTGTGGCCGACCTAAGGGCAAGCCGAAGGTTGAAGAAGCCCTCGAGATGATGTAG